A single genomic interval of Symphalangus syndactylus isolate Jambi chromosome 18, NHGRI_mSymSyn1-v2.1_pri, whole genome shotgun sequence harbors:
- the C18H2orf50 gene encoding uncharacterized protein C2orf50 homolog — protein sequence MGSHPTPGLQRTTSAGYRLPPTRPPASVSPAARGGPMASRGLAGGCQVPQALKAQRVAQGAACDGVQQDQLWREVLEAERRGQRRWVQNWSFLKDYDPMGNKKEPEKLPDHVPLFSDTVPSSTNQVVGSRLDTPLGQTLIRMDFFFTEGARKKKLEDEMQPI from the exons ATGGGGAGCCACCCCACCCCTGGGCTCCAGAGAACCACATCAGCTGGGTACCGATTGCCCCCCACCAGGCCGCCAGCCTCGGTCTCCCCAGCTGCCCGGGGTGGCCCTATGGCCAGCAGGGGTCTTGCTGGTGGCTGCCAGGTCCCCCAGGCTCTGAAGGCGCAGCGGGTGGCTCAGGGAGCTGCCTGCGATGGCGTGCAGCAGGACCAGCTGTGGCGGGAGGTCCTGGAGGCCGAGCGGCGGGGCCAGCGGCGCTG GGTTCAGAACTGGAGTTTCCTGAAAGACTATGACCCAATG GGCAACAAGAAGGAGCCTGAGAAGTTGCCAGACCATGTGCCTCTCTTTTCGGACACAGTTCCCAGTTCCACGAACCAGGTTGTGGGCAGCAGGCTGGACACACCCCTGGGACAGACTCTCATCCGCATGGACTTCTTCTTCACAGAAGGGGCCCGGAAGAAGAAGCTAGAGGATGAGATGCAGCCCATCTAG